A single Elaeis guineensis isolate ETL-2024a chromosome 15, EG11, whole genome shotgun sequence DNA region contains:
- the LOC105058669 gene encoding LOW QUALITY PROTEIN: protein indeterminate-domain 16 (The sequence of the model RefSeq protein was modified relative to this genomic sequence to represent the inferred CDS: inserted 4 bases in 4 codons; deleted 3 bases in 2 codons) has product MLGSTMPAAPALPSDNNIMTSSSFPCLENGTNSKRKRRPAGTPDPDAEVVSLSPRTLLESDRYVCEICNQGFQRDQNLQMHXRRHKVPWKLLKRDAAEVRKRVFVCPEPSCLHHDPCHALGDLVGIKKHFRRKHSSHKQWVCARCSKAYAVQSDYKXHLKTCGTRGHSCDCGRVFSRVESFIEHQDACNAGRARADLHQTPPRACRSRAASSPSPSSDTNFSSGAPAWPSLRTPASTSAFQPPPPSDHRRPHSLELQLLPASNPHPMTTTVTSPTLSPASDEAHATKLQLSIGPSGSKRAPVNGELTSAIHDKDQEKLRRAMTXKALADEGRLQARRQVELAEMEFADAKRIRQQAMAELENACVIRDNTMKRINSILLXVTCHACRQPFRANSVMPADESSLAVVSFVSSVVTEGEGDENSNPRYPVKIFKT; this is encoded by the exons ATGCTAGGCTCCACAATGCCGGCAGCCCCAGCCCTCCCCAGCGACAATAACATCAtgacctcctcctccttcccctgCTTGGAGAATGGCACCAATAGTAAGAGGAAGAGAAGGCCAGCAGGAACTCCAG ACCCGGATGCGGAGGTGGTGTCGCTGTCGCCGAGGACGTTGCTGGAGTCGGACCGCTACGTGTGCGAGATCTGCAACCAGGGGTTCCAGAGGGACCAGAACCTACAGATGC GGCGGCGGCACAAGGTGCCGTGGAAGCTGCTGAAGCGGGACGCGGCGGAGGTGCGGAAGCGGGTGTTCGTGTGCCCGGAGCCCAGCTGCCTGCACCACGACCCCTGCCACGCCCTCGGCGACCTCGTCGGCATCAAGAAGCACTTCCGCCGCAAGCACAGCAGCCACAAGCAGTGGGTCTGCGCCCGATGCTCCAAGGCCTACGCCGTCCAGTCCGACTACA GCCACCTCAAGACCTGCGGCACCCGCGGCCACTCCTGCGACTGCGGCCGCGTCTTCTCCCG GGTGGAGAGCTTCATAGAGCACCAAGATGCCTGCAACGCGGGCCGAGCTCGCGCCGACTTGCACCAAACTCCGCCGCGCGCCTGCCGG TCGCGCGCTGCATCGAGCCCAAGCCCTTCGAGCGACACCAATTTCAGCAGCGGGGCGCCCGCATGGCCCAGCCTGCGAACGCCGGCTTCCACCTCTGCTTTCCAACCTCCTCCACCATCCGATCACCGCCGCCCCCACAGCCTCGAGCTCCAATTACTT CCCGCATCCAATCCCCACCCGATGACCACCACCGTCACCTCCCCGACCCTCTCCCCCGCCTCCGACGAGGCCCATGCCACCAAGTTGCAGCTGTCGATCGGACCAAGCGGCAGCAAACGGGCTCCGGTCAATGGGGAACTGACATCAGCGATCCACGACAAGGATCAGGAGAAGCTGAGGCGTGCAATGA GGAAGGCATTGGCTGATGAAGGTAGGCTCCAAGCCAGGAGGCAAGTGGAGCTGGCAGAGATGGAATTCGCGGATGCTAAGAGGATTCGACAGCAGGCAATGGCCGAGCTCGAAAATGCTTGTGTCATCAGGGACAACACAATGAAACGAATCAACTCGATCCTTC CAGTAACTTGCCATGCTTGCAGGCAGCCGTTCCGCGCTAATTCTGTGATGCCTGCCGACGAGAGCTCGCTCGCTGTGGTGAGCTTTGTGTCATCGGTTGTAACTGAGGGTGAGGGGGATGAAAATAGTAACCCGCGCTACCCCGTGAAGATCTTCAAGACCTAG